A stretch of DNA from Gambusia affinis linkage group LG24, SWU_Gaff_1.0, whole genome shotgun sequence:
TCAGAACTTCAAAGCTTGCATCAGTGTTTCCTCTGTAAAACATCGCCTCCTGGTGTCCAATACTAGCAATTACAAGTGCATTGCATAAACATCtataagtttaaatatttaatttgataccccgaaatgaatttttttttattcataagcAGTTTGTGTAAGTTAGATATATTATTCAGCAtcttagatttgtttttagaaattttctggttttacatttagtcttttatgcagaaaatattacaataacagaagaaaaacaatatttttgaagttttgcacctttcttttcagaaacaaattttggtttctgaaataaaaattaaaaaacaaagtaggAAAATGGGAGCAAGACtccataaaaatgattttctatcTCAATGCCATATTCTTAGTTTGTatattttacttattattttatgtCTCATTATTATAAATTTGAAATTGGAAATATCTACCTTCAATCTCGTAATTATGAGCTTTAAAATCGAAATTATGagtttgaaaatctaaaaatttattttactttgtaattattACTTTCAAACTCGTAATTATGACTTTCTGTTGGGGTTCTCTGCACAAGTCAACTAAAAATATAactgaaatattagaaaataacaacaatttAACATTATATAGTATAAATCTTATCGCTTATTGTCCTAAAATGGTGAGGACTTACATGCTGTTCTAGCAGAGcgccaccagatggcagcacTGCAGTGTCTTTAGTTTTCTCTATTAAATCTGATCCGTATTTTCTTCTAATCTTGATCTGAGACGGATCCAAAGTTTAAGACAAAGgacacagatatttttttttaaattaactgattaaactttagttttCTATTGGTTTCTATTGGTTTAATAGAAACCAATAGAAATAGGTTTCTATTGGTTTCTAGTAACCAATAGAAACCTTGACAAGTTTCTATTAGTTACTCTTCAAAAGAGGAAAGCCATTTTTATTGAGTTATCTGCAGTAAATCTATAAAACAACACGTACCTGtctatgttttgtttctctgatgTTCACCTGCCCGGCTGTGATCGACAGAATCTCATCACTAAGCACCACAAACTCGGAGACGACGCCTAcgaacagaaagaaaacctctCAGATCTCCAAAtgtggtaaaaacattttatctgcatctataaataaaccttttactTACCTTGACTTGGCCTCAGCGCATTGTAGCATTTTATCACAAGTAAACCTTAAATATGACATTGGAATCCTCTGACTCCTTCCACtaaattttccattaatatgctgGGATCCAGCAGTCTGTGAGAAAATTATTTGTCAGCCGCTTTTGAGCGACTGTTACAGAATCTCTGTGTCCAGATGCCTGTTGATGCTTATTTTACACATACAAACGATATTAGTTATCACTTttctgccatctagtggacagAGTATGAACAACACAGAGTTGAGAATGTAGGATTAAAATATATACTgtgagcaaaacattttcttattctttAAATGGTTGCAGATaaattcagaaatgaaaacattgacAAGGGAAATGGTTTTGCTAAATGGCTGGGGGTTagcagtaaccatggcaacaagacCAAACTCTGAGCTTATCTGCAACAAACACATCAAAGAAATAGTTAAATGTGATTCAAAATGAGCTTATTTATCCCAAAAGGATGTTTCATAATGAATGATGATGCTGTAACAGTCAGTATCACAAGGAATCTGAAGAGGCTTCTGACTGAAGCCTGTTCTGACATACTAACAGCTAAATGAGCTAAATGAGCTAAATGAGCTGTGCAACAGAGACGACATCCCATAGTAGCAAATCCTGGATGGCACCATCAGTTGTTAGCTagctgcttttgcttttcctctttaaatctccATCTGGTCCTTCAGCTGGAAAGATGTTGGATTTGGGGATAAGATGCCATAATGATGGATAGAAGAGatgattaaatcaaattaaataacatttgttttaatatttttcttcaatgaTGATGCAGctgcaataaaatctttatttaatgaTGTAATTAATCTACTAATGAATTTAGATTGCATTTTTTCCACCAGCTCCAGCCTTTTGTTTGATTATCTgataaaagagctgaaacaaaaaGGCCTTGTTATGCAGAATGAGtccctgagcagcagcagcaacagcctGAGTCATTGTCCTCCAGCATCGACTCTTCTCCTGATCAATGAAGTAAATTAGAAACACACAATAATCAGCGTCTGCAAGATCGCAACTGAATTTGAGCCCAAAATGATTCCAGCGCCTCCATCAGAGAGGAAGAATTTAACCTCTGACAAGTCGGGTCTCCAGGAGAGGAGCGAACGTTTCATCCATGGAGGcggacaggaagtggagaaaaTCTTCTGAAGGTCTGCGGCGCTGCTGGAGGCGCAAGGAGCAGCAGATGAaggtttgtcttttcttttctcagatgAAACCCGGTGACCCGCTTGTCCCCGAGCTTTTCATCTCAGCACCTGCTCTGCATTTTCAAAAGCCGCTTGAATTAATTAATGGCAGGAGGGAATCGATGTTTTCTCCCTCTGATCTGCACTCAGGatgtttctgttgtatttttgttttattcaggtgGTAAAAACAATctggattatttaaaatatcctttttgaaagcagagaaaaagatttaagataaaaatgttccagaaaGCTGAAGGTTTGAATGTCTGCAGCCTAAAGCTCTGTCAGATTGAATTGAAAACATCTagttcaggtctggactttgactaggccttttAGATCTAAACGatcctttgtgtttctgtgtgtttgtccttctaaataaaaataaagctgtgggcgtttttctctttaaaagtcTGAGGGACTTCTGCAGTTTTTTGCATTtggaaattgaataaaaataaaaataaaaatccaattgTAAATGTTGCAGCTGCAAAGGAGAgttaaaaattgttaaaaatgcatttggTGTAAATTTAGGACTGACTGattgtttgatttctttcttttcttctcttcaagTTTGACTCACTTCTAAACTACATTTCtctgaaatgagacaaaagaaaaaaacttttagaaagaTATTCCAAGAAAAAATTGACATTTAGAAGGATAATCTAAAGAAATGAGGGATTATTTTTGGACtaggttataaaataaatccaacaacAAAGTTAAATCCAGACAGAGTCGTTGTTTAGTTTCAAACTGTCTCCAGGAGACGAGCAGGAATGTGGAGGGTGAGTCATGAGAGGCGAAGGACGGCTGTGAAGGTGGCCCGTCCTCTGAGCCAGAATAATTATCTGCTTTAATTAAGTCCATCAAACTCtcagcaagtgtgtgtgtgtctgtgtgtgtgtgaaggagagGGGATTGTGCTGAGAAATGAAGGATTCATGAGCTGCAACATCTTCATCTCTGGGTGTTTCTGcttgtgggaaatgttttttatgtgcaGCGGCGTAAAAACCATCTGCATGGCGATGAACCCTGACAGAACAACAAAGGGTGGAGGGTTCGCTCTTATTGCTGCCAGAGATTGAAAAAGACACCTGGTGAGCAGAATAACAAGCACTATTAGTCTGAGGAGAAAGAAACATGTTCAGTGATGCGACTCAGAAATAcatttgctgctgcagcacaaaaaggaaacatctgAGCTTAATAAGGTTAGAGGGAAAAGCTATTTTATAACTTCAAATAAAACCTACAAGCTGCATGTTTTGATCTTGTGAACAGAAGAttaagagattttgtttttttgctgggatttggaaatatttgcaactAAATAATCCCTGGGTATTAGTTTTGCAATTGTTTGTCCTGCAACAGGTACAGTAAGACCTTCAACACACACGGTTCTGGATGGAAATTAAAACCAGAACCCACACTTGTACTCGGTACATTCCCACTTTATTGATGCTTTCTAAACAGTAATACTGAATTCTGATATGCTACCCATCACAAGTGGTAGATTTTCTCTTATAAATCTGTCGATGCTCGCTtggtttttagtaaaaatataaaaatttctcACTCATTTTCTCTTCTGATAGTGTAAATATCCCAAGCACTGCAGACGTCACAGGAGAAACatcaacatgacaaaaatatgagcagttaataaacaaaaagcacaaaaatccATGATTATTGTTGCTGAAGTTACATTCAAAAACTTATTacagcagaaacagtttctataaataaaactgcaacaaaaaacaacaaactttctttGCTAACATAGGATTTTTTAAAGGCCTACCATTTTGAATGcagtgacatctagtggcaGAAAAGAAGATTGCATCAAAGTAAATATCCCTTTAACTAATATTTGACAAGTTCAAATTATTGTGACCCTGATGGATTGAAATATTAATTCATAGAGTATTCAgtatgtaatttatatttatgtttaaagggggatgaacataaaaatttaCAGTCTTgctaaaaatatctattttttttagctaaagaTATCTCTTGATTATCAGAAACCTGAAACTAAAGGTTAAATAATATGCAGGGCAGAAGATGTACTTGTGTGCTAGCGGTCTAGCTAGTTACTATCAGATTAGCCTTTGCATAAAAACTGGTTAGTTGTTTTCGactaaaacaagattttaatgtaaataatgttCAAAGGgttgttttccatttgaaataaacaaaatttataaTTAGGCATAATTTGAGAATCAGACACATTCAACTGTTATTGTAAAgactgctaatgctaacattagcattagcttaaatgttgtttattttggggCATTGTTTTATTCCAGTAGAATCAATGTGCTAATTTTCAACCagaaatttatttgttttcatgtcaaAATTATACTTTACACATTCTGAGAAGTAGAGAAGTAACTGcattgcaaatatttattgCTAACTGACGTGCTAGCAAATTGTGGattactatttttataaaaattggaTCTTTATTAACAAGATTTTAGGTGGACTGAATTGAATCTCCCATTGAAAAACagtcaatttattttgaaaattgattCAATAGCATCTGCAGGCAGGAAATCTTTAACAATATGGACAGCTAATGCTAACTATAGTGTTAGCATTACCCTAAGCATTTTTATGAGAAACATtatcaacaatgtttttatcttcaaatataaactcatgtttttatatatatatagtgacACTTTTTGGACATTAGATACTGTATTTAATAAGATACAGAGATAAGAGTGTTTAAAATGATTGTAATTCTCCACTAAaaggtattttttgtttatattacacttcagttttactttgaaaatgaaGTACACTCATTAACAAAGTTAATCTCTTACTTTACTGATTGCAAATGCTAACGGCTAACACTAACTATAATGTTAGCCTTACTGTTTGGCAATTTAgtttctaaaaaatttaatcttaattgaatttataaaactgaaatatataaatatgttttattcaagtgctaaagtttagttttgatagaagataatttttgtttttagaactaACAAACCTGTCCAAGTACATAAACAGCTCGCAGTGTTGTTTATTTACTGTGGTATGTGAGGTTTTTTATGTTCTCCTGAGGGTAAAGACaggaaaaacctaaaaacaagcaacaattAACAGTCAGACAGTGACAGGAGCAGTTTACGAGATAGAAAAGGACACAACCACATCAGAGGACACAGTAGAAAGAAgtagaaaagcaagaaaaaatcAAGCAAGCAGGGCTCTCAACTGGAGTTTCCATATATCCTGATAATCAGATGCAGAACAAAGCCTGGAGATTCGGCCATATTCTAGTTTTAAAAATGGGTTTGAATTATTCCCACCATGCGCTGaggagtttaaatgttttccaagagGGACAGAACGCTCAAACGGCAAAGTCCCCATAACCGGTGGGGCAGAAAGCGGCACTGCGGAGGCTATCGAGGCAGTTCACGAGGATCAGCGCCCCCGTCAGGTGTTTCCACCTCTTAGTGATGGGGTTCCTCATTTTGTCCAGGCCGTGGTGGAGTTCCTGGATCACGTCCCGGTAGCTGTCCCCAACGTGGGCCGCCCACGTCAGCAGGAAATCATACGCTGGTTTCCACATGGACTGAAGGGTCAGACAAAGAAACGGGGTGATTTTAGGGGCAAAAGACCAGAGAGTGGGGTTTGACACAAACTAGGGCTTTTGTATCGGACTCCCAGTGAACTGGCACCCTATGTGGGCTACAGGATGGACAGAACATTTATAAGAACTCCAAACGATGGAAATATGTTGGGGTGATAATTATGTTTTTGGTGGCGAAACAAATGTGAGatcaactgaaatgtttttgattttcagtAAAACTTCAAGTTTCATATGCATATGCAAGTTTTACCCTAATGGATTTTAGTCAAGAGCAAAACTTCACCAAATTAACAATTCAATATTATTTATAGTGCTGGGACTCAAAATGGTTAATTGAGTTAATTGCAGCTTCTGTAATTAATCATTCGcattttattgacaaaataagcaacatttttaattcaaaactgACCGAggatgctaacattagcgtTAGCTGCTACATTGTAGCATTGAGATACTATTCTAGGCCAGAATAGCTTCACTGATAGCACAATTTGAacaatcagattgtttttagaaGTAGAAATTAAATCCCAGTGGGCTGAGAGAAGCGATTTGATTGTTAGCGGATGtagcttgtgcgtcagatttgaGGGCGTACCACAAACGAACAAATACAAACGTTCCAGATGGTTAAAAATATAGTTAATTGCCCAGAAATGCAGTAAGATCTatacaattaatcaaaatttatGCATACACACTTATTCCTTTCTCTTGTTGTAGTGGAAGGCTATTAGAAAATACAGCTAGCTGCAGGGATAGCTAGCTACTCTGTTTAGccgtgcttttttttcttttttatcccGAACTGCCGTGTCCTCACCTCGTTGTCCAGGACGCAGTTCTTGTCGCGGTGCGGAGCCTCGTAAGCCTCCATCTGCTGCCTGGAAACTCGGGCCAACTTCTCGGCCAGCTCCCTCCACCTGGACGCCACCTCCACCGCGGTGGTCAGCAGGACAAAGTCCAGCACCAGCTTAGCCACCAAACCCTGGCAGTCCATCTTCAGCAATGCCTGATCAATGAAAGACGGACAATCTCAGCATTCATTCACAACTTGAAAACTCAACCTCTACAACATGTAGTCGTTGATCCGGACGCTCCTGTTTGTCCGTTTCTGATGATTGATGGATAAACAAAAGCAACTCTTGGGATTGGATTTGGTGTTCCTGGGAAAAGCATATCCGGATTATCTTGCAAAGTGTACATTTACCCTAACCTGGGTTTAGATGTGCTTTGAAACATGACCGAATGAATGGTGAGGGGGCCTCTTGTCATCAGGAGAAATTTAAGACTTGACATGCAACAGATCCCTGGAAAACCAATCGGAGGAGTCAAGCAACCAGCAGGAGGATCCTCCTcagaaaaattcataaaaatgctCTAAAGGTTTTCCAGATTGAGTATTTTGGCTGCATTTTTGATTATCCGTTGATTTCCATTAAACCTTTCAAACCAAACAGAGGAATCTGTCATGTTTGCTGTTTCTCCTTTATTGATTTCCACTAGCACTACAATCTGGGTTTATTAAACGGATGAATTTATGaatcaatgaatgaatgaacagatggatggttAGGtgaatgaacaaatgaatgaatgaatgaatgaatggatgactAGTTTGATAGTTGGAAAATCTcaataatttttccttttttctcatcCAGACATTAGAAACTCTTCTGGTGTCAGACGATGAAggaattcttcttcttcttctttaaaataGTTTCCCTAAACATCGGTTCCCCAGATTGTGTCCTGGTCAGGCTGTAATCCCCGTCTGATGAGCTCTGCACCTCTGTAGGCCACCTGCGGTTCTTCTggtctaaatataaactctttGAAGACCAACCTGATCAAAAACATGCCGGCTGCTAATGATCATGAGGCGTTCAGATGGAAATCTGCAGCTGGTTGCTGGTAGCAAAGCATTCAGGAGGAATTCACATCAAACATGgcatctgttttcttcttttgccaATTTTAATGAATCAATTCTCCACTTTAAACTTCTTTTATGCTAATGTGGGTCAATCAAACCCAAATTATGACTCTTGCACCACCGTGCAAGACAACTGCAAAGactttttccatctttataTGTCAGAGTCCAGAGTGGAGCCTTTTTGTCCTCGACTAAGCAGATTTAGGTGACCAATATGCGGtcaattttttacttttcctcccATTTTCGTTAACCTGGGATCAGAAATTAGTTGGTTATAGCAGTAGCTGCTTTCTCCTGTGCTTCTATAGATTTGGTGGtggagacattttattttagagaaaaaggtgttttttttttttttttccccaccagggggtcctttttgtgggctctagtgtcccttattcaacagtaggctgacaggaaaggggggaagacatgcgtcgtcgggtccgggaatcgaacccgcgacagccgcatcgaggactgagggcctccaaacgtggggcgcgctaacctctacacCACTGGAGCACGCCCCAAGAAAaaggtatgtttttaaataaaaattatatttcaaacatcTCAGGTTGAGATAGCTGAGTTTGAAAGATCTTTAGAAAACTTGGAGAACAAACTAACTACGAATAGCGGGGGACTTTTATCATTTATTCAGAGAACATTTTTGATAATACATGACTTTCTGAGTTCCCActttcataaaaccaaaaagaatGATGATAAATTTCAAGAATATAAGATGTAAGTTTGAATAATAGGTGGTAGAGGTTTGAAAACCTGTGAAGCGGGTTCAGAGGCAGCAGCGCCGCAGAACATCCCTTCATCTGTTTCCAGTCTGGTTTGGTCTCCTGCTTATTAAACAACAACATGGTTGGgatctaaaaatagaaaacgcTCCGCTGCACCAGGGAATACAGCATCAGCATACAGGAATAACGCAGGAAGTCCCTGCAGCAGACGGACAGACGGTGTTGACAGCTGTCAGGAAAACAAGACTCCTCAACGCAATTATGGACGACGCTGACAGGTAgagacgaggaagaggaggaggaagacctgGAAAATTAATACAcagcaaaatatatttagttttctctcAGAGCATCTGGTTCTGCAAGAACCAAACATtctggaaaattaaataatggGTACAAATAAAGCTAATGTTGCTCAGgcctgattatttatttatcatttacttttttattatacattttttaataaaaatattaaacagaaataaagttaaattttaataacttaaaaaattagatttttaattttattttagaaatacaaaaattattagaaacaaaaataaatttaactaatAAACTAACAAAGTTGAAAGTAAGTATActaaatctgataaaaatataaaaatcgtCATAACAATCAGGTTAGAAAGGGTTTTCTAGAAATATTACCCGGCACATAAACTATTTAGGGTCTTTGAGgaaatttttttctggatttttgatgttttattttgctttgtggAGCAGGAACTAAAATAAggattaaacatttcattttgacgTTTGTTTTTACGTCAtttctggaccagaaccggttctggtttGAGACGAAAACAAGCTGAGATGAGTGACGGTCTggtctctctctgcctctccgCGATGATCTATTATTAACAGCTCTCTCTTCGGCTCACAAACACTCGCTTTCTTATTCTGCCCTTTTGTAACCCGACACGCCGTGATGAAAGGATCTGCTGGGCGGTGTCGGATGACCCACCGGGCCTCCGGGTCCGTCCTGATCAATGCCTGCTCAGATTTCACAGAGGAACACCTGTCGGCTTCGGGAAACATCTCCCGCTTTGAGCTGCGGCTTCCAACAGAGCAAATGTAGAGAAAAACCTAAAGAGACTCTGGTTAGATAAACAGAATTACTGTTACACTAATTTGTTAGTGCTCAACATATTTAGAAACAGGAATATTTGGGAGATTATGCAAGAAGAGCCTTTAGTGCAGatgaggattagggccactggaaaaaacaaaaactgagttttttcttagagttctgagattaaattcaaaattttgaaaccccccctcccaaaaaaaaaaaatctaaataataataataaaaaaagtcagaattcattctgagaaaaaaaaaattaactacaAACACCTGGATAAGACACAATCATGACTGATTGTTGACAGACTTCTGtatccaaacattttcagagaaagtttagtggaaggaagaagtCTAGTAGGAAAAGGTAGAAACAGGGATAACTGCAGTTTTGAGAGGATTATCAAGCAGAATCTAGTCAGGGTGCCACTATAGAGGATATAAATGTTGCATTCCTAATGACAAGCCACtttctgaaccagaaccagactgttgCTCAGAGGTCCAAactaatcttttaaaatgaaagtaagGAGAATAAAGAGTGGAGAGGATCCCTGATGAGAGACAAGAGAgctgcactgatgcagtaattcatgcaaaaggaggcCCAACCCAGGatttagagaagaaataatttaaaaaaatcaattacatttatattataTTGATTTGATATAATATTCTAGTTTTCAGAGACATTGAActctgtgatttttattctttgaaattaaatgatcAATGAGAGAAACAACTCTGAGATTATATGTGTTTCACTAACTgcagtgaatgaatgaaatagATTAAATTAGCCTGACAACAATGGATCTCACCCCTCTCATTACAGAGGTCACATCTAGTAAAGACAACAAGAGGCAGCATCAATCATCAgcctctgttgtttttaattagcatAGAGAAACTGCATTTAATGAAGTCAGGCTCTTCAGATTGTATCTTTAGACAATGGGGCGATTTATCGGGTGCAGAGTTCCTCCTTTGTTCCCTACCAACCCAGATTATTGTGGATTATTTGCTGCAGGTCTTTTCCGgatccaggaaaaaaaataacaggtcATCAGGAAACAACAGCTTCCTAATAGAGgattttaaatctgcagcttttcCCCATCAGGAATGTCTGATTGAGTAACAATTACATAAGATTTCCTCCATTCCTTTAAGGAGGAGGTTTGTTTCGATCGATGCTGGGTGGCTGACTCGGCCGTCTTTCTGCAGCCTCATGATGACAGACCGCCTCTCCTCAGGGAAAACATTGCATAAGACTTGTTGAAGCAGGAGCGTTTAGATGAGACCAGACATGAAGTCAGAGGAAATCAAAAGCTTTCAAATCCACCCagtctttaaagaaaatgctcAATAAGAGGAGCTCTGGCTCCTAGCCCTACAATGTTTTACACCGCACAGGCCACTGGTTCTCAGCaggtttctcattttctcttgtTACTGAGATCCAACAAGTggaaaaaacaatcaatctgaAGAAAATTCCCTTTAAAAGGGAtgtttaatacagaaatgttgatCAATGCAATCATAAGGAACGCCACTGATTTCAACTgctaaaaatctattttcagatttttgtatccAAAGATATCAGCGAAAAgtttggtggaaggaaaaactcagAAGAGTTCCCTGTAAAAGGGAAgtgaaacacagaaatgttggaaaataaaacgcAGTATCTAACACATTGGAAACACAATTTGGCCAAACCTATTAAGAAGCTATATACAGATTCTTTATACAGGTTTCTGTATTGACGCATATGAATGGAAAATTTGGTGGAAGAAAAACTGGGAAGACAGACGATTCCCTGTAAAATGGAggtttaatgcagaaatgtgggTCAACACATCATAGAGAACTGATAAGAAGCTGAGAAGATTTCTGTATCCTGTGATTTTCTCTtgtctggtaaaaaaaaaacacgaacCATTTCACCTGCTAGTGCCAAacttctgtgtttgttttggtttgtatttacccagaatgccctgcactacagtgcacttcctgcttttggagcagagTTCAATGAACCATTCACACCTCtccaaacaaactgaactttgaagacaaacaaagtagagtttgattaaagtggactaaacatggctaatgtCTCTAGGATggtttattatctttttttgagataaaatcaattttctttgTGCCAATCTGGGTTATCTTTGGAAACTGTCATGCTCCATTTAGGTTTTTTGTTGCTTAACtcaaaaattgttcaaattatAGACAAAATGCTCCCAAAGTCCAAAGAAAGATGTTCCAGCCATTCAAAGATAATAACATCTGATTTGAcgaaaaatataaagaaaaggaaaacttaaGAGAAGGCTGTGCACAAAGAGAAGTCTTACCATCATGAGTTCCCGTTGGAAGGACTTCCTCTCTTTGTTCTCCATGTTAGTACACTCTTCCTTTAGCTTCTCCAGAACCGACGCCACTCTCTCCGGCTCATTGTCCAGTTCTGTCCGACAAAAATAATTCAGGGGCAGGTTCCCGTATCCAAGTGCATCTGCAAATGCCCTCCAGCTGCCCACGTTCTCCATCAGGACCGTCCTCACAGTTGCGTAGATGTAGGTGAGGAACTTACAAGGCTTCAGGATCTGATCCAGCAACATTGTGGTGGTAAGGTCTGGCCCACACCAGTAAATGGGCTTGACTTTACCAAGAACTAGAACGTTCTTAGCATGAACCAGCCCCAGCTTTCCCTGGTAGTATCCAATGTACCACTCCTTGGTCCGGAGCTGCCCTCGTAGCTTGATTTTCTCCTCGCTGAGTAAGGCGATAACGTCACCCTTCTTGTACTCCAGCAGGTACATGTTCTTATGCTGCCTGATCACCGTTTTAATCAGCTTACCAAACTTGAGGTTGGTAACACACCGATCCTGAAACTTTGGGTGTTTTGACGTGACAGCCAGAGGAGACAGTACGATCTTATCCACCTCTCTCTTTTTCAGGAATCTCCGCTGGCCAGTGATCCTTGCTCCAGTTTTTGGTGGCGGCTGTGGCGTCTGAACGCAGAATTGGGTCAAGATGCAGTCTAAAGCGTCCTTAACCTGGACCCTGAGAGTAAAGTCTGAGATACTGCTGGGGTTGAGTGACGTGATCATGAAGAGGAGCCTGCTAACTTTCCCTAGCTTCACCTGAAACCCCCGTATTATCCCGGTTCCTTCACTCGCCTTCACCTGGTAGTTGGACATGTTGGAATAGAGTCCAATCTGCAGGTCCTGAGGGAACGGCAACACAAACTGATGCTTCCCCCACAGCTGCAGCGCCACAGGTGGAGTCGAGGCCGCCTGCCATGTCACATCATTCACCAGCAAGGTTTTGGGGGCACAGTCATGCCCGAACATAGCCACAACTGTCTTGAATGAGGGATGGATGTGTTTGGGTCCGTAAACACCGAGACTGACTTTCCTCTGCACATGATCCCAGACTGTTGTGTTGTGTCCGACGTACTGTGCCTGAACAACAACCGCTACATACATGCAAGGCTCCAGACTATCCAGCTGTACCTGAACTGTGTCTTTGAAGATGTAGGCATTGGGTATCGGGGTGTAAGGTCCTTCTTTGCAGTCACTGCGCACACAAAGCACATCGGCAGCATGACAACTCTCCTTCTTCACAGCCACTGACACTTTTATCTCTAGTGTTAGGAATGACTTTGTCTCCATGTTGCTGAGCTTGATCTCCACCACTGGGCTTACCGTGGTGCAGTGGTTGCTGTTCAGCTCCAGAGGGGGGTCCAGTAAGGCTTTCATGGAGATCTGCTGGTAGTCTCCATGACCAACGTGGCCCTCAGGGATATGTACGCTGATGTGTGTGTCAGGAAG
This window harbors:
- the sh3bp4a gene encoding SH3 domain-binding protein 4-A isoform X1; translated protein: MAAHRIIRVNHNHILPRCKSEGTLIELDEGPAGASLSDVKVPSPSALKLDSQDSLGAAQEVVAIKDYCPSSFTTLKFSKGDHLYVLDTSGGEWWYAHNNTEMGYIPAAYVQPVNFRNSSLSDSGMIDSLGEGYDDGGKEFGGLGEWMGMSLKPSTIYNNTPFSVNPFICPLNQNSKDVSVRNSADLIYLESLASPSSCSNSCSVMSNGFSSCHINSLNSTSPNQEVPSNFQSENPFFKSKRSHSLSELSVLQAQSNPTLPSSGFFTGLMAPLPEQFQSREDFRTAWLNHRKLARSCHDLDSLGQSPGWGQTQPVETNIVCRLDCNGGVVQLPDTHISVHIPEGHVGHGDYQQISMKALLDPPLELNSNHCTTVSPVVEIKLSNMETKSFLTLEIKVSVAVKKESCHAADVLCVRSDCKEGPYTPIPNAYIFKDTVQVQLDSLEPCMYVAVVVQAQYVGHNTTVWDHVQRKVSLGVYGPKHIHPSFKTVVAMFGHDCAPKTLLVNDVTWQAASTPPVALQLWGKHQFVLPFPQDLQIGLYSNMSNYQVKASEGTGIIRGFQVKLGKVSRLLFMITSLNPSSISDFTLRVQVKDALDCILTQFCVQTPQPPPKTGARITGQRRFLKKREVDKIVLSPLAVTSKHPKFQDRCVTNLKFGKLIKTVIRQHKNMYLLEYKKGDVIALLSEEKIKLRGQLRTKEWYIGYYQGKLGLVHAKNVLVLGKVKPIYWCGPDLTTTMLLDQILKPCKFLTYIYATVRTVLMENVGSWRAFADALGYGNLPLNYFCRTELDNEPERVASVLEKLKEECTNMENKERKSFQRELMMALLKMDCQGLVAKLVLDFVLLTTAVEVASRWRELAEKLARVSRQQMEAYEAPHRDKNCVLDNESMWKPAYDFLLTWAAHVGDSYRDVIQELHHGLDKMRNPITKRWKHLTGALILVNCLDSLRSAAFCPTGYGDFAV
- the sh3bp4a gene encoding SH3 domain-binding protein 4-A isoform X2 — protein: MAAHRIIRVNHNHILPRCKSEGTLIELDEGPAGASLSDVKVPSPSALKLDSQDSLGAAQEVVAIKDYCPSSFTTLKFSKGDHLYVLDTSGGEWWYAHNNTEMGYIPAAYVQPVNFRNSSLSDSGMIDSLGEGYDDGGKEFGGLGEWMGMSLKPSTIYNNTPFSVNPFICPLNQNSKDVSVRNSADLIYLESLASPSSCSNSCSVMSNGFSSCHINSLNSTSPNQEVPSNFQSENPFFKSKRSHSLSELSVLQAQSNPTLPSSGFFTGLMAPLPEQFQSREDFRTAWLNHRKLARSCHDLDSLGQSPGWGQTQPVETNIVCRLDCNGGVVQLPDTHISVHIPEGHVGHGDYQQISMKALLDPPLELNSNHCTTVSPVVEIKLSNMETKSFLTLEIKVSVAVKKESCHAADVLCVRSDCKEGPYTPIPNAYIFKDTVQVQLDSLEPCMYVAVVVQAQYVGHNTTVWDHVQRKVSLGVYGPKHIHPSFKTVVAMFGHDCAPKTLLVNDVTWQAASTPPVALQLWGKHQFVLPFPQDLQIGLYSNMSNYQVKASEGTGIIRGFQVKLGKVSRLLFMITSLNPSSISDFTLRVQVKDALDCILTQFCVQTPQPPPKTGARITGQRRFLKKREVDKIVLSPLAVTSKHPKFQDRCVTNLKFGKLIKTVIRQHKNMYLLEYKKGDVIALLSEEKIKLRGQLRTKEWYIGYYQGKLGLVHAKNVLVLGKVKPIYWCGPDLTTTMLLDQILKPCKFLTYIYATVRTVLMENVGSWRAFADALGYGNLPLNYFCRTELDNEPERVASVLEKLKEECTNMENKERKSFQRELMMVFLLLFLVSTCQRRP